The genome window TCAAATGGTTTTAAGACATAATCGTCTGCTCCAATTTTGTAACCATTCAAAACATCCTCGCGCATGTTTTTCGCTGTTAAAAATATAATTGGTTGTTCACTTTTTAGTTCTTTGATCTCTTTTCCTAATGTAAAACCATCTTTTTTAGGCATCATTACATCAAGGATGCATAGATCATAATCACTTTCTTTAAATTTGGCAAGACCATCCTCACCGTCGATTGCGTGCGTTACGTCAAAATCGTTTATAACCAAATAATCCTTTAATACACTTCCGAAGCTTGGATCATCTTCTACTAAAAGTAATCGTTGTTTATCACTCATTGATCTATGATTTTAGAGGAATTTTAATGAAAAAAGTACTTCCTTTTCCTGCTGAACTTTCTGCCCAAACTTGTCCGCCGTGAAGCTGAACGATTTTTTTGACATAAGCCAACCCAAGTCCATGACCTTTTACATTGTGTATATTTCCCGTTTCTTCTCTATAAAATTGTTCAAATATTTTTTTTAGAACGTTTTGCGACATACCCATTCCTTTATCAGAAATTTCAATTAAAAAATTGTTGTCTTTGTTGTATGTTTTTACTCTAATCTCCGGTGTGTTTGGAGAGTATTTTCGAGCATTATCCAATACATTAATAACGATATTCTCTAAATGGAACGGATCTCCTTTTACAAATGATTGTTCTGCATTGTATTCTTCAAATATTGTACCATTTCTTTCTTCTACAATAAATCTTATCGGCTCAACACTTTTTTGTACAATGCCATTCAAATTTACTTCCTGAAAATTCATATCCATTTGATTGCGATCAAGCTTCGACATTCGTAAGACCATCTCAACGTGAGCATTCATACGTTTGTTTTCTTGTTTGATCAAATCGGCATAATATTTCACCTTTTCGGGATCAGTAAATATTTTTTCGTTGCGCAATGCATCAGACGCAATATTAATGGTTGCAATAGGCGTTTTGAATTCGTGCGTCATATTATTGATGAAATCTGTCTTGATTTCTGAACTTTTGCGTTGCAATTGCATGTAATAAATTGACAAGGAGAAAACCGTAATAATAATCATGGTTAAGATAAATGTCAACGAAATAACTGGAACTGTTGGCGCAACAATGGCTAAATTTCGGTTAACAAAATTCGCTGCTAGATAATATTCGATATGGTCCTTTCTATCCAAAAATAGCGGAACCATAAACTCTATTTTATTGCGATCGAAATCTT of Empedobacter falsenii contains these proteins:
- a CDS encoding sensor histidine kinase is translated as MKKGFYKILIVIMSVALIGLIIIQFYWLNLTIQNGTDSFNNNVYQAMNYTTEKINKNELERYYKKFNNIQSDLKSNKDKPQVVTNQVIKDSLGVTYAYVTRYVVEKSMLPSSGKYNDSLTKANIYSQERVFKIDKDSSARGIPNLNLNFEHALQDGTFTLESAARWDAGSTPIDKRVNYAMLDSILKNELRNRGIHQAMPILAVLKKDSTETNVKSKDFDRNKIEFMVPLFLDRKDHIEYYLAANFVNRNLAIVAPTVPVISLTFILTMIIITVFSLSIYYMQLQRKSSEIKTDFINNMTHEFKTPIATINIASDALRNEKIFTDPEKVKYYADLIKQENKRMNAHVEMVLRMSKLDRNQMDMNFQEVNLNGIVQKSVEPIRFIVEERNGTIFEEYNAEQSFVKGDPFHLENIVINVLDNARKYSPNTPEIRVKTYNKDNNFLIEISDKGMGMSQNVLKKIFEQFYREETGNIHNVKGHGLGLAYVKKIVQLHGGQVWAESSAGKGSTFFIKIPLKS